GGAATGTTGTGGAACTGGGCCAGCCAGTGCACCGCGCGCTCGCGAGCGGCGGTGTCGTCGGTCACGCAATAGATCTCGGTGCGATTGCACGTCGACAGAATGGCGGCCTCGGGGGCGCTCAGTCTGCCGCTATCGGTGCCGGTCCACAGACTCTTCAGGCCTGCCAGCGCCGGCTCGATCCGCTCGAACGGAAACGCCACCCGTTCGCGCAGCGAGACGGGCGCCGTGTGGTGGTTCAGGCCGAGAGCGAGCAGTTGCATGATGTGGGGGATCTGATAGCCCCTGATTATAGCGCGTCGACGCGATCCCCGTTTCGAGGGGCCACATGCGGCGCGCTTCCGGATAGCGTGCTCCATCATGGCGCAGCCGTCCGGTTTTGACAAATAGACATCCCTTATACCCGGCATAGCGCGCCCTGCCGCTGCCGTCGTTTGTTGATATATCAGGGGGGTGTCAAGCGGGACGGGGCCGTTCACGGGGATTGCCGAAACGTCGGGTTTCAAGGCTATACTGCCTTCGGGTTCCCGTCCTTGGAGACACGTCATGGGCATTATCGGCACCATCGTCGTCGGTCTGATTGTCGGTCTTATCGCACGCGCCCTGCATCCCGGCCGGGACAGCATGGGCATCATCATGACCATCATTCTCGGCATTGCCGGCGCGCTGCTCGCCCGCTACGTCGGACAGTTTCTCCACCTCTATACCGAAGGCCAGTCGGCCGGCTGGATCGCCTCCATCATCGGTGCGATCGTGCTGCTGGTGATCTACGGCGCCATCAAGCGCAGCCGCGCGGCCTGACACGACCCACGAGACCCGGTCATGGACATCGTCATCCTTCTGCTCGTAGGACTCGTGGCCGGGTGGCTCGCCGGGCTGGTGGTCGGCGGCAGCTTCGGCCTCATCGGCGACATGGTCGTCGGGGTGATCGGGGCGTTCGTCGGCGCGTGGTTGTTGCGGCATCTGGGTATCGCTGTGGGATACGGCACGCTCGGGCGCATCATCACCGCCACGATCGGCGCGATCGTGCTGCTCGCGCTGTTGCGTCTGGTGCGACGATAGGCCGCACGAGCGGGCCGGAAATCGGGACATTCGCACGGCATCGCCCGGCGCTCACCGGTGGTTCCGTGTCGCATCGGAACAACGTGGGATGGCCGATGCGCGTCGTGCGGGTCTTTCGTCGTCCAAAACCTTCCAAAACCAGAATCCGAACAGGGTTTTGCATGGCGAGGCGCCTTGTGGCATGAGGCTTTGCGGCCTGACGTGGGGCACCGTCAAGCGCGTCATACGCGTTTTCCCGCGTTCGGCTATGCTTGTCGCCATCGCCAGGCCCAAGTCGTCTTGACTACGCGTGCGGCACCGCCGCCACGTTCGATCCCCGTCTTCCGTCTGCTGGCGTGGCTGCCGTGCCTGACAGGGGCGCGGCGGCGCTCCTCGCAAGTTGGTACGCCCGATCCCCCTCATTAAAAGAACACATGTCTGCGACACGCAACTCCATGCGGCCATTCATCGTGGCATCCGTCATGGCGGCAACCTCCATGGTTGCCATCGAAGCCACGATCATTTCGACGGCCATGCCGCAAATCGTCGCCCAACTCGGCGGCCTGAATCTGTATAGCTGGGTCTTCTCCGCCTTCCTGCTCGCGCAGACCGCCATGACCGTGGTGTTCGGCAAGCTGGCCGATCTCTATGGCCGCAAGCCGGTCATTCTCGTGGGCATCGTCGTTTTTCTGGTGGCGTCGCTCGGCGGCGGGCTGGCATGGTCGATGCCGGCGATGATCGCCTTCCGCCTGTTGCAGGGCGTGGGCGCCGCGTGTATTCAGCCCGTGAGCCTCACGATCATTGCCGACTACTACCCGATCAGCGAGCGCGGCAAGGTGCAGGGCTATCTGGCGAGCGTCTGGGCGATCTCGGCCGTGCTCGGCCCGATGCTCGGCGGCATCATCATTCGCGAATTGTCGTGGGCGTGGATCTTCTGGATCAACATCCCCATCGGTTTGCTGGCCGGTGCGGGCTTTATCGCCTATCTGCACGAAGACGCCCCGCGTCAGCGCCCGAGCATCGACGTGCTCGGCGCCGGGTTCTTCACGATTGCCGTGGCGGCGCTGATGATTGCGCTGACCGATGCCAACGCCTTCTCCGACACGCACGTCTGGGGCGGGGTGCTCGCCTGCGCCATCGCGTCGCTGCTGTTCGTCTGGCAGGAACGCCGCGCCAAGGACCCGATGATCTCGTTCGCGCTGTGGAGCCGCCGTCCGATCGCGGCGGCCAACGCGGCGACGCTGCTCTCGGGCATGGTGCTCATGGGGCTGACGACCTTCCTGCCGATGTACGCGCAAGGGGTGCTGCGTCAAACGCCGGTCGTCGCGGGCATGGCGCTCACCATGATCATGGTCGGCTGGCCGATTGGCTCGACACTGGCTGCCAAGACGTTTGCGCGTTTCGGCCTGCGCCGCATTCTCGTGGGCGGCAGCCTGCTGATGCCGGTTGGCGGCATCGTCTTTGCGCTGTTGGGGCCGAGCAGTTCGCCATTACTCGCCGGCTTTGGCTCCTTCCTCATGGGCTTCTCCATGGGCACGGGCAGCGTGAGTGCCCTCGTGCTGATTCAGGAACTGGTCGATCCGTCGCAGCGCGGCAGCGCCACGGCGTCGAACATCTTCTCGCGCAATCTGGGCAGCACGCTGGGGGCGACGCTCTTCGGCGCCGTGCTCAACTTCGGGCTGACGCATTCGAGCGACGTGGGTGTCGTCACCTCCGATCAGTTGCGTCACGTGCTGGAAGACCGCGGCGGGTCGACGGTGGCCGATCAGGCCATTCGCGCGGTACTGCAACATTCGCTGCACCTCACGTTCCTGTCGATCCTGGCAATTTCGGTGGGCGTTGTGCTGTTGCTGCTGCTGGTGCCGACCAACGCCGTGGACCGTTCGCGCGACGCCAAGCGTGAAAAGCCGGAATTCGTGCCGGGCGGACACTGATCGACGCGTTCGTTCATGCGACACAAGAACGGCCGGTGGAGATCCTCCACCGGCCGTTTCTCATGGCTTCATGGCTTCGAGGCTTCAGGGGGACTTAACGCGACGCCTCGGGCACCAGATGCAACCGCGACTCCGTGTCCGCTTCCACGGCTGCGCGCGAGTACGGCAACTTGAAGTACTCGCCATCGAGCCATTTCTGCGCCAGATCGCGATAGTGCGGACTGTCCGGGTTGCCCGATTCGCCGGGCAGGTTCATCGCGCGCGTGTTATCCCAGTTGCCCACATCGACCACGATCCGGAACGACGGCCCGTTCGTTTGCCGGAAGTCGCTCACCCGATACGTCGACTGGTTCGGCGTGAACGGGCTGCCGCCCTTGGGGAGCGGACCGACGTTGAGCTTGGCGCGCATGTCGGCGTCGACGGCGTCGGCGAGCGGGTGCGCGTTCAGATTCGTCTGAAGTTTGCCCCACTGCCACGCACCGGGATCGCTGCCTTGCAGCTTGACCATTTCGCCCCACGCTTCGCCAAGACTTGAGAGCAACACGGCGTCTCGCCTGGCATTGGCGTTCTCGCCGAAGCGGGCCGCAGGCTGTTCGAGCGCATCGAGCATGGCGGCCGGGTCCGGTGCGCCGAAGCTCTCGGCGGCGGCCTTGGGCAGCACGGCGTTCTTGTAAGCGCGGCCCAGATGGCGGCTGAACCAGACTTCCTCGAGCGCAGCCTGAGCGGAGTCTGCGCGCATGTCGGCATCCCAGCCCTTGAGCAGCCTGAGTGCGGCCGCCGTTTGCGGGTCGTCGCTGGAGAGTGGCGTGAGCAACGCCATGAGACGCCGCGCCGGAATCGACACGATGTCGTTTTGCAGGCGTTCCGAGTCCTCGAGGGAGACCTTGTCCTTGGCCTTGAGCACCTCGTCGATGCGGGCATGGCGCGAGCCGTTGGTCCATTCGAAGCCGAGCTTGCGTTCGGCATAGGGGTAGCCGGCCGGCATGTTCATCTCGTTGGACGTCGTGAAGTAGCCGGTCGCCGGGTTATACGCCGACGGCAACTGATCGCGCCGCCAGAAACCGGCCCATTCGTAACGACCATCGCCCGGCACGGGCATCAGCCCGTCCCAGTTGGGACGAATCGGGGCCATGCCGCTCGGCACCCAGCCGATGTTGCCCGCCGTATCCGCATAGACCTGATTGACGGTCGGTGCGCCCCAGGTATTGAGCGCCGTCTGAAACTCGGCGTAGGTCTTCGCGCGCATGTAGCGCATGGCGTCGAAGTAGGGCGACATGCCCGGCTCCAGCCAGGCCGTGCGCACGGCATAGGCGCGATGCTTGGCGGCGTCGACATAGATCACCGGGCCGTGCTTCGTGAACTTGAGGTCGGTCTGCACCGGCGCGCCGTCGCGTACCTCGATGCTCTCGTGAACGGTGCGCATCGGTAC
This window of the Pandoraea fibrosis genome carries:
- a CDS encoding GlsB/YeaQ/YmgE family stress response membrane protein, translating into MGIIGTIVVGLIVGLIARALHPGRDSMGIIMTIILGIAGALLARYVGQFLHLYTEGQSAGWIASIIGAIVLLVIYGAIKRSRAA
- a CDS encoding GlsB/YeaQ/YmgE family stress response membrane protein, whose product is MDIVILLLVGLVAGWLAGLVVGGSFGLIGDMVVGVIGAFVGAWLLRHLGIAVGYGTLGRIITATIGAIVLLALLRLVRR
- a CDS encoding MDR family MFS transporter gives rise to the protein MSATRNSMRPFIVASVMAATSMVAIEATIISTAMPQIVAQLGGLNLYSWVFSAFLLAQTAMTVVFGKLADLYGRKPVILVGIVVFLVASLGGGLAWSMPAMIAFRLLQGVGAACIQPVSLTIIADYYPISERGKVQGYLASVWAISAVLGPMLGGIIIRELSWAWIFWINIPIGLLAGAGFIAYLHEDAPRQRPSIDVLGAGFFTIAVAALMIALTDANAFSDTHVWGGVLACAIASLLFVWQERRAKDPMISFALWSRRPIAAANAATLLSGMVLMGLTTFLPMYAQGVLRQTPVVAGMALTMIMVGWPIGSTLAAKTFARFGLRRILVGGSLLMPVGGIVFALLGPSSSPLLAGFGSFLMGFSMGTGSVSALVLIQELVDPSQRGSATASNIFSRNLGSTLGATLFGAVLNFGLTHSSDVGVVTSDQLRHVLEDRGGSTVADQAIRAVLQHSLHLTFLSILAISVGVVLLLLLVPTNAVDRSRDAKREKPEFVPGGH
- a CDS encoding penicillin acylase family protein; the protein is MQRPNAIHAASVLAFAVTTWSASLHAADGAAAATPSQTLSVAGLSQPADILIDHHGVPHIFAANERDGFFVQGFNAARDRLFQIDLWRRRGLGQLSEVFGRAYVAQDDAARRFVYRGDMATEWRRYGPDAKPAAEAFAAGVNAYIGWLASHPDQMPYEFRKVGYWPAKWSADDIVRIRSHGLTRNLKSEVARAKVVCRASLDADSVRVGLQPTWKTQVPEGLDPCLPDDLLKVFDLATQGVKITRDSLQHADADVVQLADNGPYDVSTESAEGSNNWVISPQKSATGRAIMANDPHRAYAAPSLRYIVQVSTPTLNLIGAGEPAIPGVAIGHNGTIAFGLTIFNIDQEDLYVYELNPANPDQYRYRGKWVPMRTVHESIEVRDGAPVQTDLKFTKHGPVIYVDAAKHRAYAVRTAWLEPGMSPYFDAMRYMRAKTYAEFQTALNTWGAPTVNQVYADTAGNIGWVPSGMAPIRPNWDGLMPVPGDGRYEWAGFWRRDQLPSAYNPATGYFTTSNEMNMPAGYPYAERKLGFEWTNGSRHARIDEVLKAKDKVSLEDSERLQNDIVSIPARRLMALLTPLSSDDPQTAAALRLLKGWDADMRADSAQAALEEVWFSRHLGRAYKNAVLPKAAAESFGAPDPAAMLDALEQPAARFGENANARRDAVLLSSLGEAWGEMVKLQGSDPGAWQWGKLQTNLNAHPLADAVDADMRAKLNVGPLPKGGSPFTPNQSTYRVSDFRQTNGPSFRIVVDVGNWDNTRAMNLPGESGNPDSPHYRDLAQKWLDGEYFKLPYSRAAVEADTESRLHLVPEASR